From the Clostridium putrefaciens genome, one window contains:
- a CDS encoding DUF3793 family protein has translation MKLDYLKLDYFRSGKKKGVSVIMIYNRSKLEGVIYNEEGLESLLQYGYNKDMKLNEVLFKLKQRFAFVCLHEIGLPLGYPIYYVVMNLNKK, from the coding sequence TTGAAGTTAGATTATTTGAAGTTAGATTATTTTAGATCAGGGAAGAAGAAAGGAGTATCTGTGATTATGATTTATAATAGAAGTAAACTTGAAGGTGTAATTTATAATGAAGAAGGTTTAGAGTCTTTGTTACAATATGGATATAATAAAGATATGAAGTTAAATGAAGTTTTATTTAAATTAAAACAACGATTTGCTTTTGTCTGTCTTCATGAGATAGGATTACCTTTAGGATATCCTATTTATTATGTAGTTATGAATTTAAATAAAAAGTAG
- a CDS encoding DUF2325 domain-containing protein, with product MSILVIGGDKLGNIKDYLRGNGFETINHITGRKKGDLKLDIPVNTDLVLVLTDFIGHQLSKTIKGRVKENDTNIIYSRRSISYLDQNIKQFLKNNQ from the coding sequence ATGAGTATACTAGTAATAGGCGGAGATAAGCTTGGAAATATTAAAGATTATTTAAGAGGAAATGGTTTTGAAACTATAAATCATATTACAGGAAGAAAAAAGGGTGATTTAAAATTAGATATACCTGTAAATACTGACCTTGTTTTAGTTTTAACAGATTTTATAGGACATCAATTAAGTAAGACCATAAAAGGAAGAGTAAAGGAAAATGATACTAACATAATATATTCAAGAAGATCTATTAGTTACTTAGATCAAAATATAAAGCAATTTTTAAAAAACAATCAATAA